The DNA segment ATATTGAGACTCTAGTTAGTTTGAATGTAATCAGGTTTACTTACCTACTCACAAGACAGTTTTCTATGGTAGTCATTAGAATTTGACCAATATGCGGCTAGTCGTTTGCATTTATGCTAAAGTCTTCTTGGTACCTAGATAGTGGGCAAATATGATTACACTTACTGATTAGTTATGGCAATGTCAAGTGTACTATGGAATAAAACTGGCGTAGCTGTAGGGTCATGGCCCAGATCTGGTACATTCTTCTGGCCCACATACTGCCCTGGGACAATGACAAAACACAGCAACAAATGGCACACCATTTGATTTTGGGCCAAAACTGGCTCTTAAAGGAGAGCAAAGAAGTCATGGCCCAATTCTACCCACTTTGAAATGATAGCATTGACTTCAGCAAGTCAGGGTGCCCCACTACAGTTAGACCAGTTTTAGGCCAACATGGAATGCTCCACAACATTTCACATGGTAAAGCCTCATCTCAGCAAGAACCTAAGTAAATTAAGTCAATTAAACTTAGGACCAAATGTAATGAAATTTGTGTGTGGTATGTCTTTGTTGTAACAAAGCTCCACACTTACCACTGTCACCTGGCCCACAAACCACTGTAGAATGATAGCGACTTCAGCAAGTCAGGGTGCCTCAATACAATTATTGTAGCCTAACTGTTGCCAGTTTTAGGCCAACATGGAAATTTCACATGGAAGTTTCACATGGTAGGCCACACATGGTATGTAGGCCAGTTTTATTGATTCAAGACATATAGTGGGTTAATGCATATATATTTTGGGGACAGAGGTCAAGACAAAAACAGGCAACATAAACATGAGGCGTTTTATTTTACAGCATATTTCAAACATAGTTATCAAGAGAAGCTGTGCAAGCGGTATTTATAGTCTAAACAGTGATTTAAACCACAATGTCCAATTACGCTCTATTATTGTTATGCCAGCGACTCTATTATAGACTACAGAATGTAACAGAAATTCCACCAATTTGTCAGACTTTCTGCACAACTCAGTGATtgaaatgaacacattcagagtGGGGGCTTGGTGTGAAATTGAAGTTCATTGTAGTGAACCTTACTAActtagatttctttacagtggtggtgataggaaccaggcgTTGGCATCAATATGACACAAATATACCCATTTTTATTCTTCTGAGCTTTATTTGGTATGTTTATGATAGGCAAAATAATTTCGGAACTATGGAAAACAGTGACTAAGGCATTAGGCAGTGTTTTCAACAATTTGGTGTAAAAACTTAAGTAAGGGAGCTGTTAGAGGTTCATTAGTCTGGTTCcagtcaccaccactgtgaacaatttgCTCTCTACACTTTGTTgatttaatatttgtttttcaATTAAACTCAAGGATGGTATTGTGTCTCAGTGCTCTTTGGGTCATGGAAAGCAATCTCAGACACTTGTGATAATTATTTTGGAAGGTGAGCCCAATTAAAGGAAAACTATTTAACAAGGATGTTCCACAATATTAAGCAGGCCATCACCTTTAAGCAATATGGGAAAGAAAAAGGATCTCTCTGCTGCTGTTACATTAGATATTTCATGAAAAAAGAGATTTTGGACTTTTTAGAGCAGAGACAGGTTTGTGCAGATAAAGTCATGATGAGTAAGGTTTTTGCCAGACAAATTCATCAGATTAAGAGAGCTGCCGCTAAAATGCCATTATAAAGAAGCAAACATGTATTTGTCCCACAAACCTCAAAGTGTAGGATCCTCCAGAGGTTTGCAATTGTGCATAAACCTACAATTCAGCCACCCCTAACCAGTGCTCACAAGCAGAAACAGTTGCAGTGGGCCCAGACATACATAAAGACTAATTTAGTCTTGTTCACTGCAGAGTGTTGTGCAACCCTGGATGGTCCAGATGGATGGTAGATGGCCAAAATCATGGGGGAGAGCTGGTAGGCCCCTTTAGGGTCCCTGAAGGTGACTGATTTTCTTCCATGGTACGAAAAGAAGAACTGTAGCAAAATCATCTTCATGCATGACAATCTCATGCTTCAAAAAATACTTCTGTGTCATTGGCTACTATGAGCATAAAATTAGAGAAACTCTTGATGTGGCCACCACCCTCCCCTGACATCAACCCTATTGAAAACCTTTGGAGTATTCTCAAGTAAAAGATCTATGAGGGTGAGAGGCAGTTGACATCAAAACAGCAGCCCTAAGAAGCTATTCTGACATTCTGCAGAGTAATTCAAGCAGAAGCTCTGCAAAAAAGTTTAATGGATGCAAGAATTGTGAAGGTGCTATCAATAAAGGTGCCCTCTTATATAACATGTAACTTGCCTGTTAAGATGTCTTTGATTGAAATAGTATTTGATTACAGTAAATGTGACCTCTTAATGCTGCAAATTAAACAAATTACCATTTTCAGTTTAATACAACCAATACAATTTAATGTGAAATGGATTCTTGGATTCTTGTATTCAATATTGTGTCTGGTTTATGCCAATCATGTCCTTTGTTACTGTTTCATTTGtacaaagcacattgttccagatgtcttggtcttggtctaggtgaTGTCTGGAAAACATTAGTCTTGCTCTGATGGTCACACCTCCTATGAAAACTCAAGCGtttgtggtctctttctgatgataGATGCAGTACTTTGACATGGAAAGAGCTATCTGTAGATCCGGtcatgacattttaggattgttggagacttctttatgtattttgtggtctgctgttggactgaacttgctaaGACAACTTGACCTGgacatgttggcagttgttgcactttAAATTATGCACAAATTATTTTTGCGGACAGTGGAACAAGTGATTAAGTGTTCTGAGGGTGTCCTAACTctttcctcacaggaaaattgtatttatgttaatacaattttacaaatgatttgtttgttgtgtttagttatattatctCCCAATATTGTTTAAGTCAAGATCACATTTCTGTGTGTTCCATGTGTTACATGGGATTTTCATGGGGTATCCTAACTTTTCCCTAACCTATCCCAACTCCCTGAGTTGTTGAGATCTGTGAGAAAAAGACCTCCTCAAGAACACTGAAGCTTGTGTGACTCACACTGACCTGCGAGCACTGTGCCCTTGGACATAACTTCTCCGAAACAGATCTGCAGAGGTGCTCTTAAAAACAGTTCTCACACAATCCGAATAGGAGGGCACATGCCCGATGTCCAGCTAACCCAAATTTTGTTTGTCCAGGGATTCTGAAATAGTATCTGCATATTTCTTATCAGCCTCTCTGGCGTCACTGTCTATATTCTGGAGGCAAACACAAGCCATATTTCCCTGACTACACATTCTGCATATACGCCTCACCAGGTTTACAAGTGCCCATCTGAGTTTGCGACACCGCAGTGCGTACAGCAGTGGGTTTACGGCCGAGTTTACCAAGCACAGCGTCCCACAGAAGGCAAAAGCTCGCTGTTCATTGTGTGTCAGCGTTCGTGAGACATCAACAACCATGATGGAGAGGCTGGGGACCCAGCAGAGCACCAGGATTAGTAGGATTAGGCCCAAGGTCTGCGCCAGACGAATATCCATACGCATCCTAGTCTGCCGCCCCAGCGTGGAGTGCCCTGCCTTTGAAGTCTCCATGGCTACTTCATGCTGGTGGGCCTTCCACAGGATTAGCACGTATGCTCCCACAATGACAAAGAGCACAATCAGCATGAGGCCCACCCAACAGCCCATGTAGCGTGGGTCAACATAGGGGAAGAGAAGTGAGCATGGAGGCTTGGATTGGCAcctccagccaatcagagggagaaaagagatCACAACAGCCATGGTCCACAAGGCCGTGATCCCTAACAAGGCCCGGCAGCACGTCACCAAGCTTTTGTATCGTGTAGCCTGGTAGATGCAAAGGTAGCGATCTActgacgttagcagcagactGCCAACAGAA comes from the Salminus brasiliensis chromosome 23, fSalBra1.hap2, whole genome shotgun sequence genome and includes:
- the cnr2 gene encoding cannabinoid receptor 2 — translated: MTTTLTYSGTPTAAGGIEGENLTRYMVLNDMEKKVLSWICGLTGPVTFLENILVLVVIGTSASLRKQPSYLFIGSLAVADVLASSFFPIIFLDFHLFQRKDGPAIYLFKLGGVTMAFTGSVGSLLLTSVDRYLCIYQATRYKSLVTCCRALLGITALWTMAVVISFLPLIGWRCQSKPPCSLLFPYVDPRYMGCWVGLMLIVLFVIVGAYVLILWKAHQHEVAMETSKAGHSTLGRQTRMRMDIRLAQTLGLILLILVLCWVPSLSIMVVDVSRTLTHNEQRAFAFCGTLCLVNSAVNPLLYALRCRKLRWALVNLVRRICRMCSQGNMACVCLQNIDSDAREADKKYADTISESLDKQNLG